The following proteins are co-located in the Paenibacillus sp. JNUCC32 genome:
- a CDS encoding ABC transporter substrate-binding protein, whose amino-acid sequence MITWRLPLIVLTCLSMAVTGCMQRSSGQGTDGIFSHSAASKMAVTGAKTKLKFWSTGRHDANYIKEVIHRYNQENPDNIEVEMTVMADDFAQSLDLSFASEQSPDIFTPIDLAEMTRKGYVEPLNEYITPVIRSRFGKQAFIEGYNVFDQWIYSLPNSGSTLRLIYNVELFARAGITSPPKSLDELVEAAWRITEIGKAEGVYGFALPYKIPASALGRSAVPIAEISGISGDGYDFSTGTYDFSGLKPIIGAFRAMMENGSTLPGAESLDIDPLRAQFADGKIGMYLSYSSEPGIYKFQFPAKIKWGAALPPSIDGTYKGVINQGVGATRWLSISSQSQHKEEAWKFLSYMYSDEVLIGYQEAGLGILSVESIAKKAKKPDIEGIDGFIPGDYDGIWPASPQGFKPNGREWEDEFVKYIMIGGDLDRLVEDLNARYNAALDQERAAGRVNMQAIPEFDPLHPQDRLMASD is encoded by the coding sequence ATGATAACTTGGAGATTACCGCTGATTGTATTGACGTGCCTAAGCATGGCCGTAACAGGCTGCATGCAACGCAGCAGCGGGCAGGGCACGGACGGCATATTTTCGCACTCGGCAGCTTCGAAAATGGCCGTTACAGGTGCAAAGACAAAGCTTAAGTTCTGGTCGACGGGGCGACATGACGCGAACTATATCAAAGAGGTGATTCATCGCTATAACCAAGAGAATCCCGATAACATTGAGGTTGAGATGACCGTGATGGCGGATGATTTTGCCCAATCATTGGATTTGTCTTTTGCCAGCGAACAATCACCCGACATCTTCACCCCGATCGATCTCGCTGAAATGACCCGTAAAGGCTACGTGGAACCATTGAACGAGTATATAACGCCCGTAATCAGAAGCAGGTTCGGGAAGCAGGCCTTTATCGAAGGATATAACGTATTCGATCAATGGATATACAGCCTTCCTAACAGCGGATCCACCTTACGGCTTATTTATAATGTTGAGCTGTTTGCGCGGGCCGGCATCACCTCTCCTCCGAAATCTCTTGACGAGTTAGTGGAGGCTGCTTGGAGAATCACCGAGATTGGAAAAGCAGAAGGCGTTTACGGGTTCGCGCTGCCCTATAAAATTCCGGCCAGCGCCCTCGGCCGCTCCGCCGTTCCGATAGCTGAAATAAGCGGTATCAGCGGCGATGGTTATGACTTTTCAACAGGTACCTATGACTTCTCAGGCTTAAAACCGATTATTGGCGCATTCCGGGCCATGATGGAGAATGGCAGCACGCTGCCGGGAGCTGAATCCCTGGATATCGATCCGCTCCGGGCGCAGTTTGCCGACGGTAAGATCGGGATGTATCTGTCCTATTCTTCGGAACCCGGCATTTATAAATTTCAATTTCCGGCAAAGATCAAATGGGGGGCGGCACTTCCCCCGTCGATTGACGGAACCTATAAAGGAGTGATCAATCAGGGAGTGGGAGCGACGAGATGGCTATCGATCAGCAGTCAATCGCAGCATAAGGAGGAAGCATGGAAGTTTCTCAGCTATATGTACAGCGATGAAGTCCTGATCGGGTACCAGGAAGCCGGACTTGGCATTCTATCCGTGGAATCGATAGCCAAGAAAGCCAAGAAGCCTGACATCGAGGGCATCGACGGCTTTATACCAGGCGATTATGACGGGATATGGCCTGCGTCGCCTCAAGGATTCAAACCAAACGGAAGGGAGTGGGAGGACGAATTCGTAAAGTATATCATGATCGGCGGAGACCTTGATCGATTGGTTGAAGACTTGAACGCGCGTTACAATGCCGCATTGGATCAGGAACGGGCTGCCGGCAGAGTGAATATGCAAGCCATCCCGGAGTTTGATCCGCTGCATCCTCAGGATCGTCTTATGGCAAGTGATTGA
- a CDS encoding endonuclease/exonuclease/phosphatase family protein: protein MKKCLISLIACLFLIPLFATGVMAAGKGQGKEVSTTVMSYNIHHGVGIDGQLSLQRIADVIRDSGAEIVGLQEVDRHYGERSDFKDQAKELADLLGYHYAYGANLDLEPGEGQTNNRQYGTAIVSKYPILRSENTWLSSFGKEQRGVLHAVVNLRGIHVDVYNTHLGLDVTSRTAQAQEIIDLASGSQGPALLLGDFNAEPDSSEFQLLLNSGLFVNSFEGIDDAYTFPVINPSATIDYILTSPNVRHANQRVIQTEASDHLPIAADVEFKR from the coding sequence ATGAAAAAATGCCTCATTTCGCTAATCGCTTGTTTGTTCCTCATTCCCCTGTTTGCAACGGGCGTCATGGCAGCGGGAAAGGGTCAAGGCAAAGAAGTAAGCACCACCGTAATGTCTTACAATATCCATCATGGGGTAGGAATCGATGGTCAGCTGAGCCTGCAGAGAATTGCGGATGTGATCCGCGACTCCGGCGCTGAGATTGTCGGGCTTCAAGAAGTGGATCGGCATTACGGGGAACGAAGCGATTTTAAAGACCAAGCCAAGGAATTGGCTGATTTGCTCGGCTATCATTACGCTTACGGCGCGAATCTTGATTTGGAACCGGGGGAAGGACAAACAAACAACCGTCAATACGGGACAGCCATCGTGAGCAAGTATCCGATACTCCGATCCGAGAATACATGGTTAAGCAGCTTCGGGAAGGAACAGCGCGGCGTTCTTCATGCCGTCGTTAATCTGAGAGGAATCCATGTAGATGTTTACAACACGCATCTCGGGCTGGATGTCACCAGCAGAACGGCACAGGCTCAGGAAATCATTGACCTTGCTTCCGGCTCCCAGGGACCTGCGCTTCTCCTGGGGGATTTTAATGCGGAACCGGACAGTTCAGAGTTTCAATTACTGTTAAACAGCGGTTTATTCGTAAACAGCTTTGAGGGAATAGACGATGCCTATACGTTCCCTGTCATCAATCCGTCGGCAACCATCGATTATATTCTGACTTCCCCTAACGTCCGGCATGCCAATCAACGCGTGATCCAAACCGAAGCATCGGATCATCTGCCGATTGCAGCCGATGTGGAATTCAAGCGATAG
- a CDS encoding helveticin J family class III bacteriocin gives MFDVQGLSLKKRQFKLLTSFILAMLIFCMSGLPAFAATPEKTVNASATLAYNLKGLQHNVAVQKAYIADKYLYVTQRSKGTCYLSRLLINGNDATFVDKMTVTNTGHCQTLDMYTYNGVNYFYFSSKADPSTDYYWSLQVARLQYSAGKTVDYTDLHRFTYMNYANKTGARLGETYRVDGGGNSTHTVFRVQTKEGTVTWSIYDTVALNKLLDSNEQVRMDSAAAVNAAVGSFTQSGSGIVRPNGSFQGADMLGQTKIYTSGGAEGETPQIAMMTNTGTFKTLVKITNVGNHEIEGVQTKNGNVYFTIVTDPVNKQNTQKVYYVPDSIFN, from the coding sequence ATGTTTGACGTTCAAGGGCTGAGCCTTAAGAAAAGGCAATTTAAATTACTCACGTCCTTCATCCTTGCAATGCTTATCTTTTGTATGTCCGGTTTGCCCGCGTTCGCGGCAACCCCAGAGAAAACCGTCAACGCTTCGGCAACGCTTGCCTACAATTTAAAGGGACTTCAACACAACGTGGCTGTTCAAAAAGCCTACATCGCGGATAAATATCTGTATGTCACGCAGCGTTCCAAGGGAACCTGCTATCTTTCAAGATTGCTCATTAACGGCAATGACGCTACTTTTGTAGATAAAATGACCGTCACCAACACGGGGCACTGTCAAACGCTGGATATGTATACGTACAACGGCGTCAATTATTTCTATTTCAGTTCAAAAGCGGATCCTTCAACCGATTACTACTGGTCGCTTCAGGTAGCAAGACTGCAATATTCGGCCGGCAAGACGGTCGATTATACGGATCTGCATCGCTTTACCTATATGAATTACGCCAATAAAACGGGAGCAAGGCTGGGCGAGACCTACCGGGTTGATGGCGGCGGCAACAGTACGCATACGGTGTTCCGCGTTCAGACGAAGGAAGGAACCGTGACCTGGTCCATTTATGACACGGTCGCGCTCAATAAGCTGCTTGACAGCAATGAACAGGTGCGGATGGACAGCGCAGCCGCGGTGAACGCAGCGGTTGGCAGCTTCACGCAATCGGGCAGCGGCATCGTTAGACCGAACGGATCCTTCCAGGGGGCGGATATGCTCGGCCAAACGAAAATCTATACGTCAGGCGGAGCCGAAGGCGAAACCCCGCAGATTGCCATGATGACGAATACCGGGACTTTCAAAACCCTCGTGAAAATTACGAATGTAGGCAACCATGAAATCGAGGGAGTTCAGACCAAGAACGGCAACGTATATTTTACGATCGTGACGGATCCGGTCAATAAGCAGAATACGCAGAAGGTATATTACGTTCCGGACAGCATTTTTAATTGA
- a CDS encoding YvaD family protein, translated as MSKTLKGLFLVTDIGFIMYWVITALALIPKEYLYQDYTNELLVAWNWSFFPLDIFISVTGMYSLYLHKRRNAKWKNLALISLTLTFCSGLQAIVFWIIKSDFDLMWWVPNLYLLLYPLLFIPKLLETKEAFAES; from the coding sequence TTGAGCAAAACATTAAAAGGTTTGTTTTTAGTGACGGATATCGGATTTATTATGTATTGGGTCATTACCGCACTTGCCTTAATTCCTAAAGAGTATCTATATCAGGATTATACCAATGAGCTGTTGGTTGCTTGGAATTGGTCGTTCTTTCCGCTGGACATATTCATATCCGTGACCGGGATGTACAGTCTGTACTTACATAAACGAAGAAATGCGAAATGGAAAAATCTCGCCTTAATCTCGCTTACCCTGACGTTTTGTTCCGGGCTGCAGGCGATCGTTTTTTGGATCATCAAGTCGGATTTCGACCTCATGTGGTGGGTGCCCAACCTGTACCTTTTGTTGTATCCGTTGTTATTCATCCCTAAACTGCTAGAGACAAAGGAAGCATTCGCCGAATCTTAA